The following DNA comes from Pedobacter cryoconitis.
CTCATATCGGAACCAATAAACTTCCGCATATTATCACGGCTATCAGAGAAACTATCTTAAAAGCTGGTGGTGAAGTTCATTTTGATCAAAAGGTAACAGATTTTATCATTGAATCGGGAAAGATCAAAGGAGTAGTTGTTAATGAACTTTACACTTTAACTGCTGACTCGGTTATTTTAGCCACCGGACACTCAGCGCGTGATATTTATACTTTATTACATCAAAAAGGGATTCTGGTAGAAGCCAAGCCTTTTGCAATGGGGGTCAGGATTGAACATCCTCAGGCCATTATTGATGAAGCGCAATACCATTGCCCGGTTAGAAGCGAGTTTTTGCCACCGGCTTATTATAGCCTGGTTGAACAATTGGGCAGCAGGGGAGTTTTCTCGTTTTGTATGTGTCCTGGCGGGATTATCGCACCCTGTGCAACATATGAGAATGAGATTGTAGTAAACGGCTGGTCACCATCCAAGCGTAATAATCCTTTTGCGAATTCAGGAACAGTCGTTCAGGTTACTTTGGAAGATGTTCCCGGTGAAGATCCGCTGCGGATGATGAATTTTCAAGCTGAAATCGAAGAGAAGGCTTTTGCGATGGGGGGAGGTAATCTGGTGGCTCCCGCACAGCGGATGATCGACTTTGTGGAGGATCGTATTTCTGTCGATTTACCCAAAAATTCTTACTTGCCGGGTACAAAAAGCGTGATGCTGAAAGATATGCTGCCCGATTTTATTGCGATAAGTTTGAAAAATGCCCTTCCGCTTTTTGGTAAAAAGATGAAGGGATATTATACGAATGAAGCTATTCTGGTAGGAATTGAGAGCAGAAGTTCGTCACCGGTACGGATACCAAGAGACCGGGAAACCTTTCAACATCCTGAAGTTGCAGGGTTATATCCTTGTGCTGAGGGGGCTGGTTATGCCGGAGGAATTGTTTCTGCGGCGATAGATGGCATCAATTGTGCAAATGCTGCCCTGAAGTTTAGCTAAACAATTTAAGAAAAGTGCTGTTTTTATCAACAGTATCGCAGGAGGTTTAACGATACCGGAGCGTAAAATAGATAACGATGAAGAACACATTAATTATAGGTGCAAGCCCTAATCCAGCAAGATATGCTTACCTGGCGGCGAAAATGCTGACAGAGAAAGGCCATTCAATTGTTAATGTAGGTATTAAAGCCGGTGAGGTTGCTGGTATTCCGATTGAGAAACCTTTAGCAATTCATACCGATGTAGATACGATTACTTTATATATCGGGCCACATTTACAGGCTGATTATTTTGATTATATTCTTAAAACAAAGCCAAAACGTGTGATTTTTAATCCCGGAACTGAAAATGATGAACTGGAAGCGTTATTAAAGGAGAACAAAATAGAAGCCGTTGAGGCTTGTACATTGGTTTTATTATCTACTGGTCAGTATTAAAGTTATTCTTTTGATATAAGTAGTGGTGATAAATTACGCCGGAAGCAGTTAATAACAGGCTGAAAGGAAGATATAAGTTAGCTATAATCGCCATTATTGATAAGATCAGCAGAATGAATATATGTCTGAGATATTTTTCCATATCTTCTTTAACAAAATACAGCGACATCCGCAGATAGAGCAGAATCCCAGAACAAAGTACTATTCCCTTTAAGGTGTTTAAAATCGAAAATCCATTAAGGCTGCTATAAAAAAATAGTTCCGGTGCCATCAATATGAGTATT
Coding sequences within:
- a CDS encoding NAD(P)/FAD-dependent oxidoreductase; protein product: MQKEIEITIAPEEAGQEEQILNRLSAVLSTDREHIKGYKILKRSIDARSRKVIFRMQVKVFIDEPRPEEEFTVNYPDVSAQKEVIIVGAGPAGLFAALQCIENGMKPVVLERGKDVKQRRRDLALINKEGIVNTESNYCYGEGGAGTYSDGKLYTRSNKRGDINKVLQIFVQHGATDDILVDARPHIGTNKLPHIITAIRETILKAGGEVHFDQKVTDFIIESGKIKGVVVNELYTLTADSVILATGHSARDIYTLLHQKGILVEAKPFAMGVRIEHPQAIIDEAQYHCPVRSEFLPPAYYSLVEQLGSRGVFSFCMCPGGIIAPCATYENEIVVNGWSPSKRNNPFANSGTVVQVTLEDVPGEDPLRMMNFQAEIEEKAFAMGGGNLVAPAQRMIDFVEDRISVDLPKNSYLPGTKSVMLKDMLPDFIAISLKNALPLFGKKMKGYYTNEAILVGIESRSSSPVRIPRDRETFQHPEVAGLYPCAEGAGYAGGIVSAAIDGINCANAALKFS
- a CDS encoding CoA-binding protein gives rise to the protein MKNTLIIGASPNPARYAYLAAKMLTEKGHSIVNVGIKAGEVAGIPIEKPLAIHTDVDTITLYIGPHLQADYFDYILKTKPKRVIFNPGTENDELEALLKENKIEAVEACTLVLLSTGQY